The segment agaggggcagagcaagggctgccttgggctggtgctgtgctgctgagctgggccgggctcctgggacgcaggcagctcctggcaagcgggcagcgctgcagagagacagctctgcccaggagcagctcctgtgccaagcgcagcagggctgagggcagtgcctgcaggcagggaggggagaggagggaggcagggagaggttaaaggcagtgtggggtgggagggtgctgagagCTCACTGCGGGAGAGATCTTCACAGCCCTGTGCATGGTAAGATTCTGGGTGCAGGGCAATGTAACGGGTGTTCCTGGAGGGACATCCAAAAGCTGGTACATGCCACAGCAAATACGACCTTTCAGGAGGACTCTCAGAGTTTCTCtactgcagaggaggaggaggtgctgcagagcCGGGCTTCCTGCTGTACCATCAGAAGGACAGGGCATGATAGCTGCCTTCTGCCAGGGACGGCTCCAGGGTTTTGAAGAGAGGTGTgcagccaggggtgcccagggctgtccttgcgagcagggtccctgcaccccaaggtgctgtgtgccggggcagggactctgccgcctgccagggtcagctctcagcctgcccaaGGAACTCCCCAtggtgctgcagggagaagctgtgggtggaaggagggaCCCCCAGCAAGGCAGGGTCCTTCTGCTGTCCAGAGTGTTCAGCCTgggtcagggctgctcagaCTCCTACATCACCCACCGGACATTTGCAGAGGGTCGTTTTAAAGGTGTATGTCAAGGTAAGGGATTACCTGAAAGGGTAGAAATTTGTCCTTTGGGTTTTCTCTTCTCGGTTGGCTGTGTGGGCAGTGGGAGATGGGaatgtatttctgtgctctggAGTAGGCAGTGAGAGCCCAGTTCTCGTTAGGACTTgtctgagctgctccttggtCCTTGCACACCCCCAGAGATGTCCCTGGGCagtgccctgctgccaggaggggtgtgcagggcagagctgagcacacAGCGCGTGGGACGGGCTCTGTGAGCATGAAGAGGGAGGAGACGTGGGGACAGAGAAACAGGTCCTGGCcaagaagagctgcaggcagcagagaggtgggcagggaggcagagagacctGCTGGCAGAAATGCTGTGGCAGGAGGCATTCAGGCAtctccctgccatcccctgcAGTGCAGGCGCTTTCCCGGGAGCAAGCCCCTGCTCTTCTCACTcacacagcacagcccctgcccttcCTATCATGGGGACATGCTCAGGAGTtgcccttgcagcagcctgACCACCAAAGAGGAGAAACACTCAAGTGTGTGACtgtgcctccctcccctgcctcccttgCAAGGCCTCATTTggcatctcctcctcttctccctgctgcccttaCAGTTCTGACTGTCACACTcactggggtgtgggggtgagGATTCAAGTGCAGCTCAGACACCAGCGCTGTCATGCACCTGTGTCCATGGAGGAAAAGCACCCAACTCGCCCCCTGTGAACCTTcggggctctgggtgctgcagtgtgcggggctggcagggatcTCACCCTCTCTTCAGGACGTAAGGAATTGAGGAGAGGTGAGTCTTTCcttgggaggtgctgctgggctgcaggctgccctcCCGCAGGGCACAGCTCTCCCATGGCCTCTCTCCGTTGCGCAGGAGCCCCATGGAGAAGCCAGCGGGGTGCTAAGGCCCTTGAAATGCTGCTGGGCGGCTGCATGCCGGCAGCTGTAATGAGCCCTCTGCGTCCCTGcttggcagggcagagctgagatcCTCCGCAGGTACCAGGAGATGGGCTGAGGGCcttggccatctgcccttggaAACTGgattcctctgctcccagcagtgTCCTGGTTCTTCTGGGGGAAGAGCCGAAGGCGATAGTCCTCCAGCTGAaagagctgccagcacagggagctgaGATCAGGGCTGATGCACAGAGCGGCTGTCCTCACTCGGCACTCAGGGACCCTCCCCTGGCCTCTCAGGACCCACACGGTTTCCcttgcagggcagcaggaatGCCAGGGGATTCTGCAGTAAAAACACTCCTCAGCTGTGGTGGGGCAGCCAGAGCAGAAGAGGCAAAACACaatccccacagctctgctctgcacttgGGTGAATCGGGAGCGACAATGCTGAAAAGCTCTTTGATGTCACGAGGGGATTTAACTTGAAATCACCCCGTGTTCCTCTTTTCCTACTGCTGTAGGGCAGCACTGAGCCCTGCAGAGCCCATAGCAGAGCCCCTGCTCGCTGGGGCACCCTCAGCCAGCACCAACCAGGGCTTTTGAACAGGACCTGCCAAAGGACCTCCTGAACAGAGAGAGACCCTTTGGGTGGGTTTCtgtgagaaatggctttgattttgctcagagaagtctcTCTTAACTTGTCACTGTCTTTTCCCTCTTGGACAGTCCCCcatgcccagaggcagcagatgtccaatgacagctccatcactgagttcctcctcctggcattcACAGACAGgcggcagctgcagctcctgcacttctggctcttcctgggcatctacctggctgccctcctggccaaCGGCCTCATCATCACCGCCATAGCCTGCGACCACCacctccacacccccatgtacttcttcctcctcaacctctcCCTCCTCGACCTGGGATCCATCTCCACCACTGTCCCCAAAGCCATGGCCAATTCCCTGTGGGACACCAGGGCCATCTCCTACTTGGGATGTGCTGCAcaggtctttttctttctcttcttggtTGGAGCAGAGGTTTCTCTTCTAACCATCATGGCCTATGACCGCTatgttgccatctgcaaacccctgcactacgggaccctgctgggcagcagagcttgtgtccacatggcagcagctgcctggggcactgGGTTTCTCAATGCTGTGTTGCACACAGCCAATACATTTTCCCTACCTCTCTGCCAAGGCAATGCTGTGAgccagttcttctgtgaaatcccccacatcctcaagctctcctgctcaGATGCCTACCTCAGGAAAGTTGGCCTTATTGTGGTTAGTGACTGCTTAGGATtgggatgttttgttttcattgtgctGTCCTATGTGGAGATCTTCAGGGCCGTGCTGAggatcccctctgagcagggacgacacaaagccttctccacgtgcctccctcacctggctgtggtctccctgttTCTCTGTACTGGCAGTTTTGCCTACCTGAagcccccctccatctcctccccatccctggacctggtgctggcagttctgtactcggtggtgcctccagcagtgaaccccctcatctacagcatgaggaaccaggagctcaagGAGGCCTTTAAGAAAGTGATTTCATGGATGATATTCAACACAGATaaattttccattgctgttCACAAATGATTCTCAGGGTGTAGCATTGCAGGCCTGTCTTTTGCAGGGAGGGGCTGGTGGTGTAGCATTTCTGTTATCATTATCTGTATGGTTCTGAGTGTTTATTAAGTTTCTACAGAAATGTTGGCATTTCTCTTATTCTTACTGAGGAATGAACCTGCTCTGTCTCACCTGGACCTGATAGAAAAGTGTGTGTTTCTGGGGCAGAGCAGACACTCTCCTAGCATCTCTGTAAGAAAATCGGATCTCCCACTGTGGGCCTGGCCTTTGGGTCTGCCCCCACTCAGAGATATCACCCACTTGGTAGTTCCAACCCTGGGTCTCTCCAGATCCTGGtggcctcttcctcctcactaGCCCCACTTGACCAGCAAAGCAGGTAcgcccacacacacacacatacacactagTGATAACAGGAAACgtaaaagtgagacaactcACGGATTGAAACAAAGATATTataataggtaaagcaaaagctgtgcacacaagtaaagcaaaacaaggaattcattcactgcctcccaccagcaggcaggtatttagacatttaaaggaaagcagggcttcatcactcataacagttacttgggaagacaaatgccatcactccaaacacccctgcttcctccttcttcccccagattCTGTTGCTGAGCACGATGTCCTGTGGTCTGCAATGTCCCTCTGGTCACTTGGGGTTAGCTGTCCCAGATGGGAgccctcccaacttcttgtgcacccccagccaaatcgctggcagggcagtgtgacgagcagaaaaggccttggcgctgtgcaagcactgatcagcaataacaaaaacatccctgttatcaacactgttctcagcacaaatccaaaacagagcaccaTACAAACTGCTATGAAGATAcctctaccccagctgaaaccagcacaaTAAACAGGACAGAGCACGGTGATCAGGCACAGGGTTTGGCCAtgccagcactgcccagcccctccccacgggcacctggccccttcaatCCCCCTCCtgacccctcttccacaggcggctgcttccaccttgcacctccatccctccctttctctgccccacTCTCCTCCCAACTCTTTGCCCCCCTCAGATATTACTttttcctcaacagtctcagcttttctccatttgtacCCAAATTTGACAGTTTGGGGCCTGCCTCAGCACCAGCCCAATTGGGTTGTTTCCAAAGAAGGGACTTCAAAATCCACCTCCCAGCTACCAGGCCTCTCCTTGCATCGTCCTCTTCTGGCAACAGCGGGAACCTCCCAGCCAACCTCCCACaacccttcccctttccctgcctctcctctcccttccccagcactctcctttctgctgggcAGGCACCAACGTGCTCCCCCACGGgcactgcagagccctgctggcACAGCTCAAGTGGTGGCAGGGCAGCCATGGACGCCAAGGGCTCCTCAGGAAGGCAGGTGGGCGCGTGAGGAGGTGGAGGTGAGCTCTGTGCAAAGGGGAGGCTGGCGTGCACAGAGCCTTGCCTTGGAGGAAGCCTCGTGGTCCCAGCTCCTCAGGGACATGGCAGCTTCAGCCACTGCACAGtctgctgggagggcagcagggctgggcacaaGCAAGCCAGCAGATTCCTGGAGGGTGTGGAAGACAACATTTTGACACAGGGAGTTGATGACGAGCTCaccagggctgctctcagttaCTGACAGCTGGATCTGTCTGGGGATGTGAAGGATGAGGGCAGCCATGGCTGCCATGACCATGAGGTGGTGGAGAAGGAGGACAAGTAGCGGAATGACAGTGGTGGAGTACAGGAGAGCTGATTGCAGTTAGCTGAGGATGTGCTTGGCCTGTCCTGGAGGACACAGGAGCTGTGAGTCCCCCCTGGATCTTCAGGGACAATGTTCTCAAAGCCCATGAAGAAGGCAGTTGGATGTGCAGGGAGTCGAGCAGGGCCTGGCACGAGGTCAGCGTGGATGAAGAGGGACCCCCGCGACTTAGGAGGTGACCCTGCAGAAGGAAGGTCCAggaggctggagggggaagaggctgcccaggaggCAGATGGACCCCTGGCctgtgggtgcagggatggagcCAGCAAAGGCCAAGCTCAGCGGTGGCTGGAAATGGCCGTGCATGGGGAGGGCACCCAGAGGGGCTTCTCTTGAGTGTGTTGTGAGCAcaaggcaggcagctgagggaacCCTGCTCCCTGTGCCCAGTGGGGCAGGGAACGGAGCGacaaagccacagaaatacagtaattccTCAGAGCAAAGATTGTCCCTTGAGGGTGCTGctaggaaatgtattttgctgaGTAACTGGACACACCTGTACATTTGTCTGTACATTGACCTACaaataaacacatatttttcCACATACTCACATAGAAAGACAGCACAGATTTGATGAGAAAAGGTCACATTTGGCCATCCAAAAAGAGAGCGTTTCACTGAAGCTTTGTACCCTGCTTTTCTGCATCAGTTAACAGTGGTCAACACCTCCGAGCACGACTCGCTCTGTGCCAAGAGTTAGAGGTGGCATGG is part of the Pelecanus crispus isolate bPelCri1 chromosome 27, bPelCri1.pri, whole genome shotgun sequence genome and harbors:
- the LOC104026043 gene encoding olfactory receptor 14A16, whose product is MALILLREVSLNLSLSFPSWTVPHAQRQQMSNDSSITEFLLLAFTDRRQLQLLHFWLFLGIYLAALLANGLIITAIACDHHLHTPMYFFLLNLSLLDLGSISTTVPKAMANSLWDTRAISYLGCAAQVFFFLFLVGAEVSLLTIMAYDRYVAICKPLHYGTLLGSRACVHMAAAAWGTGFLNAVLHTANTFSLPLCQGNAVSQFFCEIPHILKLSCSDAYLRKVGLIVVSDCLGLGCFVFIVLSYVEIFRAVLRIPSEQGRHKAFSTCLPHLAVVSLFLCTGSFAYLKPPSISSPSLDLVLAVLYSVVPPAVNPLIYSMRNQELKEAFKKVISWMIFNTDKFSIAVHK